The nucleotide window TTCTTCTCTTTTCAACAGTTCTGGCTGAGTTGCTGTCATAAAAATAATGCGCGTATTCAAATATCGCATCATTCCCTTAATCATCAGGCGAACCAGTCCCCAGTATTTCAGGGGTAAACTTTGAACTTCATCCAATATCAGAATAGAACCGGCAAATTTGTGAAATTTTTTCAGGGAATGGTGGTTATTGGATAAAAGGGTATGAAAAATCTGGACAAATGTTGTTACAATGATTTCTGAATCCCAGCTTTCAATCAGAAAACGGGATTCATTCACATCATGTTCTTCATCGGTCCCCTCTTCCTTATAGAACAAATCAGCCATGGAATGGTTTTTTAACAGAATGCGTGACGAGGGGTCATGAAATACATCCTGAAATACCTGAAAATTTTGATCAATAATACTCATAAACGGCAGGGCATAAATAATCCGTGGTGTATATCCTTCAACATCCCGGATTCTTTCCCGTAATGTCAGGGCTACTGCCAGGCCAGTCAGCGTTTTTCCCGTACCCGTGGGAATATTCAGACTAAAACTTTTAACCTTTTGAATATCCACATTGTTTGTGCTGGAAAGGGCATCTGAATAAATTGATTCCCGGATGTGATCCATCTCATTCACCGCTCTGCCAAAAATCATTTTCTTGTAATCGTGCACTATCGTTGGACTGATGTCTGGTCTGTCCGGCACATGATGAGAAAAAATCACCGAATTTTTATCAGCATACAACAACAATGAATAAAAATAGGTCATAAGAAAGTATCCCTTCTCATCAGAGGGATAAAAACGGCTGAGTTTATACCGGATGGATTTTGGATTCATCTGGTTTTCAAATATTTCATGGATCCAGGTTTCCACAGTATCAGGAAGAATAGGTATAGAGGCTGATAGAGACAATAGTTGTTGATGACAAGCATTCACATGATCGGATATTACATCCATATTCAGAGCTTTGATTTGCCTGGGGATAACATCAAAGTGAGGGGTGCTCAATTCATCCTGTACCGGATGACCAGGAGAACCATGGTGTTTTTTTACAGCCCAAAAAGTAAAAAAGGGAAGGAATTCAGCATACTCGCCCTGATATTCAGACGGATCATGAGCCATCAGTTGTTCGGTTAACCGGTATGTAAAGAGGGCCGATAACAGGCTGTGGTGGGTTTCGGGCCTGTTTTTAATCTCTTCTTTCTTATCTTCCGGGGATATCAGATAAGCCTGAAAATAGCGTGTTGCCTTGCCTAAATCATGGGTCATGCCAATAATACACGCGATTTTTTCCCAAAAAGACAGAGATGCATCTTCGGGGAATACCCCGCCGGATTCATGTAAACGATGCAGCATGCCCTCTGCGACACGTTTACTGTGGATAATCAACAATTCTCCCGGACGGGCATAACACTCAGAAGAAGACAATATTTTCTCCTGTCTCCACATGATAATATGCGTGAGGAAAACAATCGATGGCACGACCGTTGCGATCAAAAAGGATATCATCCCTGTCGTCCACAACCCGTTCGGGGGTCATGTGTAAAGGATAATTAACAGAGAAAATTTCCGAACCTTCCGGATACTCAATATCTTTCACGATTTGTTTCCACCGGGGGATGACTGACAGGACAGGGACAATCCCCTCTCCTTTTTTCATAATCACCTCTTTTTCCCCTATAAACTGAATATCTCCTAAAAGCTGACTAAGACCTAATGAAACAGTATATACAGAGGTATGTGTTTCGAGCCGTTCTTTCAGAGTGTTATACAGGTGTGTATCCTGGTGCCAAAAATAAAGGTCATATCTGGGATCTTTGACAAA belongs to Candidatus Neomarinimicrobiota bacterium and includes:
- the cas3 gene encoding CRISPR-associated helicase Cas3', encoding MSSSECYARPGELLIIHSKRVAEGMLHRLHESGGVFPEDASLSFWEKIACIIGMTHDLGKATRYFQAYLISPEDKKEEIKNRPETHHSLLSALFTYRLTEQLMAHDPSEYQGEYAEFLPFFTFWAVKKHHGSPGHPVQDELSTPHFDVIPRQIKALNMDVISDHVNACHQQLLSLSASIPILPDTVETWIHEIFENQMNPKSIRYKLSRFYPSDEKGYFLMTYFYSLLLYADKNSVIFSHHVPDRPDISPTIVHDYKKMIFGRAVNEMDHIRESIYSDALSSTNNVDIQKVKSFSLNIPTGTGKTLTGLAVALTLRERIRDVEGYTPRIIYALPFMSIIDQNFQVFQDVFHDPSSRILLKNHSMADLFYKEEGTDEEHDVNESRFLIESWDSEIIVTTFVQIFHTLLSNNHHSLKKFHKFAGSILILDEVQSLPLKYWGLVRLMIKGMMRYLNTRIIFMTATQPELLKREENYELVPRKDQYFSRLNRVTLSFHPETVSLKVFADMLSEEIEKTEDSILVILNTIGETLILFEEMQRRFPDLKKEYLSTNIIPLSRQERIDRIRKDPSIRLVITTQLVEAGVDLDMDQVWRDFGPLDTINQAAGRCNRHGTKSEQGKVKIFKIIDEKGNFYYKRIYGENPLGMILTKSIYKTRHTIEEKDFLQCITEYYAAIQEGMEHPSGDYFIQSVQSLNYPDIGRFTLIDDRSYYQGDLFVAIDSKAEAIWHRFCDISVMADPLEKYNALHSIKKDLYRYIISVPYRYLQTTQRGIHYLPLKRVPDHYDSITGFRRSVTFSEEEEAFIF
- the cas5b gene encoding type I-B CRISPR-associated protein Cas5, with amino-acid sequence MEKLLHFQLRGDYGHFKKYYTTTSPLTFEIPPPPTIMGIISAVIGLDKRQYLHSFENPEEYKLAIHIKSPVKKIRMTLNLIDTKKHFWRIKNRTQIRTEFVKDPRYDLYFWHQDTHLYNTLKERLETHTSVYTVSLGLSQLLGDIQFIGEKEVIMKKGEGIVPVLSVIPRWKQIVKDIEYPEGSEIFSVNYPLHMTPERVVDDRDDILFDRNGRAIDCFPHAYYHVETGENIVFF